A region from the Aliarcobacter thereius LMG 24486 genome encodes:
- the soxA gene encoding sulfur oxidation c-type cytochrome SoxA codes for MFKYITKASLLFLSTTVFLSASNFNEGAEKDRLEMIKFFEAKFEDPAKNKDRFFPYFTEEELESKYDKNLKHMDFNKGSYAYSKDARSQYEALKEMPPYEEAIEKGEELYTEKFANGESLESCFPDLTNAGTYPYYDEKTNKMVSLTSAINDCRRANGEKPWGTKKGLMAEFQAYYVNESKEAEKNFDIKINSKAEQEAYERGKEYYYSQRGYLKLACATCHVQGSGQRVRNEVLSPLPGQITHFPVHRLKWEEIGTVERRISGCIVDQGQVPPADESQEMIELLYFLAYMSNEMPVDGPDVRK; via the coding sequence ATGTTTAAATATATAACAAAAGCTTCACTATTATTTTTATCTACAACAGTTTTTTTAAGTGCTTCAAATTTTAATGAAGGTGCTGAAAAAGATAGATTAGAGATGATTAAATTTTTTGAAGCAAAATTTGAAGATCCTGCAAAGAATAAGGATAGATTTTTTCCATATTTTACAGAAGAAGAATTAGAAAGTAAATATGATAAAAATCTTAAACATATGGATTTCAATAAAGGAAGTTATGCTTACTCAAAAGATGCAAGATCTCAATATGAAGCATTGAAAGAGATGCCACCTTATGAAGAAGCAATCGAAAAAGGTGAAGAGCTATATACAGAAAAATTTGCAAATGGAGAATCTTTAGAGAGTTGTTTTCCAGATTTAACAAATGCTGGAACTTATCCATATTATGATGAGAAAACAAATAAAATGGTATCTTTAACAAGTGCTATTAATGATTGTAGAAGAGCAAATGGTGAAAAACCTTGGGGTACAAAAAAAGGTCTTATGGCTGAATTCCAAGCTTACTATGTAAATGAGAGTAAAGAAGCTGAAAAGAACTTTGATATTAAAATAAATAGTAAAGCTGAGCAAGAAGCATATGAAAGAGGAAAAGAGTATTACTATTCTCAAAGAGGATATCTAAAACTTGCTTGTGCGACTTGTCACGTTCAAGGTTCAGGGCAAAGAGTTAGAAATGAAGTTTTATCTCCTTTACCAGGACAAATTACTCATTTTCCTGTGCATAGATTAAAATGGGAAGAAATTGGTACAGTTGAAAGAAGAATTTCTGGATGTATTGTTGATCAAGGACAAGTTCCACCAGCTGATGAGAGTCAAGAGATGATTGAATTACTTTATTTCTTAGCTTATATGTCAAATGAGATGCCAGTTGATGGTCCAGATGTAAGAAAGTAA
- the soxZ gene encoding thiosulfate oxidation carrier complex protein SoxZ has product MSGTTRIKAKVDKKGICEVKALAKHDMLSYQEAERAKKEANFITYLVAKVNGTIVYELSSSQFFSKDPFFKFSFTGAKKGDQIELTWTDLKGNSDTTIEAIK; this is encoded by the coding sequence ATGTCAGGAACAACAAGAATTAAAGCAAAAGTAGATAAAAAAGGAATTTGTGAAGTTAAAGCATTGGCAAAACACGATATGTTGAGTTATCAAGAAGCTGAAAGAGCTAAAAAAGAAGCTAACTTTATTACATATTTAGTTGCAAAAGTAAATGGAACAATAGTATATGAATTATCTTCAAGTCAATTTTTCTCAAAAGACCCATTCTTTAAATTCTCTTTTACAGGAGCAAAAAAAGGTGATCAAATTGAACTTACATGGACAGATTTAAAAGGGAATAGTGATACAACTATCGAAGCTATCAAATAA
- the soxY gene encoding thiosulfate oxidation carrier protein SoxY: MLNRRKFLGLGLGAIAVASTSNLGAEDFRKSKPKAWTATKVDEAIKEVFGKTAAVESNITLSAPDIAENGAVIPISFKTDLKATKIAVFQDANPEATVAVYTITPNMVLDYAFRIKMQQTGDVIIIAEANGQLYKAVKNVKVTIGGCGG; the protein is encoded by the coding sequence ATGTTAAATAGAAGAAAATTTTTAGGTCTAGGACTAGGTGCTATTGCAGTAGCTTCGACTTCAAACTTAGGTGCAGAAGATTTTAGAAAATCTAAACCAAAAGCTTGGACAGCAACAAAAGTTGATGAAGCAATTAAGGAAGTATTTGGAAAAACAGCAGCTGTTGAGTCTAATATAACTTTATCAGCTCCAGATATTGCAGAAAATGGTGCAGTTATTCCAATCTCTTTTAAAACAGATTTAAAAGCTACAAAAATTGCAGTATTCCAAGATGCTAACCCTGAAGCAACAGTTGCAGTTTATACAATAACTCCAAATATGGTTTTAGATTATGCATTTAGAATTAAAATGCAACAAACAGGAGATGTAATTATTATTGCTGAAGCAAATGGACAACTATATAAAGCTGTTAAAAATGTAAAAGTAACAATTGGTGGATGTGGTGGTTGA
- the soxX gene encoding sulfur oxidation c-type cytochrome SoxX: MLKVIKRGLLVATFALLFVTVSNASDEELIKKGEVLYNTNTKGNCIACHDANGKELDGPGTLGPKLQFLEFWPDEALYNKIFDPANPGDPITAMPAFGKNGWLSDDEIKAIVAYLKTIK; this comes from the coding sequence ATGTTAAAAGTAATTAAAAGAGGCTTATTGGTAGCTACATTTGCTTTACTGTTTGTAACAGTATCAAATGCTTCTGATGAGGAGTTAATTAAAAAAGGTGAAGTTCTTTACAATACAAATACTAAAGGTAATTGTATTGCTTGTCATGATGCAAATGGAAAAGAGTTAGATGGACCAGGAACACTTGGACCAAAACTTCAATTCCTTGAATTTTGGCCAGATGAAGCACTTTATAATAAAATCTTTGATCCAGCAAATCCAGGTGATCCAATTACAGCAATGCCTGCTTTTGGAAAGAATGGTTGGTTAAGTGATGATGAGATTAAAGCAATTGTTGCTTATTTAAAAACAATAAAATAA
- a CDS encoding c-type cytochrome → MFKLENTNMLKNTLLAVGISFFLIACNDASNSKNGTSVDGAVKYPTQDGKYSQYHVNMDSFDGSTIGRAPTKTELAAWDTDVMYDGTGLPEFDMHEGKVVLDEDGNPKKAQGSVEEGSELYDAQCVMCHGDFGSGGKGYPKLAGGSLASLKNQRLNPADENPSPDSPDRTIGSYWPYASTLYWYIQESMPFNSPKTLTNSETYALTAYMLSINDIEIDGESLDDDFILDKEQFLKIVMPNVDGFYPETNTPENPKLGVENMTKYLSNPKNYGTGTRCMSNCLEDNINNLKLEIKDDLTLSANEKLSTKRDLKAKVETQSSIGETLYNDYGCAACHSNKAIGAPVVGDKAIWENINKQGFDKVLYNAINGINAMPPKGGTDLSDDELKEIVSYMINSSK, encoded by the coding sequence ATGTTCAAATTAGAAAACACAAACATGCTTAAGAATACTCTTCTTGCTGTTGGAATAAGTTTCTTTTTAATAGCTTGTAATGATGCTTCAAACTCTAAAAATGGAACAAGTGTTGATGGAGCTGTTAAATATCCTACACAAGATGGTAAATATTCTCAATATCATGTAAATATGGATAGTTTTGATGGTTCTACTATTGGAAGAGCACCTACAAAAACTGAATTAGCTGCATGGGATACTGATGTTATGTATGACGGAACAGGTTTACCTGAATTCGATATGCATGAAGGGAAAGTAGTTTTAGATGAAGATGGAAATCCTAAAAAAGCACAAGGTAGTGTAGAAGAAGGTTCAGAATTATATGATGCACAATGTGTAATGTGTCATGGAGATTTTGGAAGTGGTGGTAAAGGTTATCCTAAACTTGCAGGTGGAAGTCTTGCTTCTTTAAAGAATCAAAGATTAAATCCAGCAGATGAAAATCCAAGTCCAGATAGCCCAGATAGAACAATTGGTTCATATTGGCCATATGCAAGTACATTATATTGGTATATTCAGGAATCTATGCCTTTTAACTCGCCAAAAACTTTGACAAATAGTGAAACATATGCTCTTACAGCATATATGTTATCTATTAATGATATTGAAATTGATGGTGAATCTTTAGATGATGATTTTATTTTAGATAAAGAACAATTTTTAAAGATAGTTATGCCAAATGTTGATGGATTCTATCCTGAAACGAATACACCTGAAAATCCAAAATTAGGAGTTGAAAATATGACAAAATATCTTTCAAATCCAAAAAATTATGGAACAGGTACTAGATGTATGAGTAACTGTTTAGAAGATAATATTAATAATTTAAAACTTGAAATAAAAGATGATTTAACTTTGAGTGCAAATGAAAAATTATCTACAAAAAGAGATTTAAAAGCAAAAGTGGAAACACAAAGTTCAATTGGTGAAACACTTTATAATGATTATGGTTGTGCAGCTTGTCATTCAAATAAAGCAATAGGAGCACCTGTTGTTGGAGATAAAGCTATTTGGGAAAATATCAATAAACAAGGTTTTGATAAAGTTTTATATAATGCAATAAACGGTATAAATGCTATGCCACCAAAAGGTGGAACGGATTTAAGTGATGATGAACTTAAGGAAATTGTTTCTTATATGATTAATTCAAGTAAGTAA
- the soxC gene encoding sulfite dehydrogenase → MKNSEVLSTENNSSLVEITSRRDFFKKTAINLAGAISAASILSPVSLSADDEAIIKEAPWGQKLGDTVDKNLYGIPSPYEHNNIRRTHDLLSSGDAYASISMCPIHESEGIITPNGLFFTRNHGGTAHIDPNEFRLMIHGKVKREVVLTLEDLKRYPSETRTYFIECPANGSPEWRGPQFNSLQFMKGMMSSAQWTGVMLKTILEDIGLEKDAVWMLAVGSDNASNPRTIPVEKALDDVMVVWGQNGEALRPEQGYPVRLVVPGWEGNLNTKWLKRLEFSDKPWHAKEETSKYTILQKDGKAVRFFWVNEVNSVITKPCPEKPWTHLKKGDTVEIEGLAWSGHGTIKGVDISFDGGNNWVEAKLKGLVLPKSWTRFSYIYKWDGNPLLLSSRAYDDFGNVQPTIDQETSAIGVESVYHRNAIVTWEITSKGECNNVQIRKHKHA, encoded by the coding sequence TTGAAAAATAGTGAAGTTTTAAGCACTGAAAATAACTCTTCTTTAGTAGAAATTACAAGTAGAAGAGATTTTTTTAAAAAAACTGCTATTAACTTAGCTGGGGCAATTAGTGCAGCTTCAATTTTATCACCTGTTTCTCTAAGTGCAGATGATGAAGCTATTATCAAAGAAGCACCTTGGGGGCAGAAGTTAGGTGATACGGTGGATAAAAACTTATATGGTATTCCATCGCCATATGAACACAATAACATAAGAAGAACGCATGATTTATTATCATCAGGAGATGCATATGCATCAATTTCAATGTGTCCAATTCATGAAAGTGAAGGAATAATTACTCCAAATGGTCTTTTCTTTACAAGAAACCATGGAGGAACTGCACATATTGATCCTAATGAATTTAGATTAATGATTCATGGAAAAGTAAAAAGAGAAGTTGTTTTAACTTTGGAAGATTTAAAAAGATACCCAAGTGAAACAAGAACATATTTTATAGAGTGTCCAGCAAATGGGAGTCCAGAATGGAGAGGTCCTCAATTTAATAGTTTACAATTTATGAAAGGTATGATGAGTTCAGCACAATGGACAGGAGTTATGCTTAAGACAATTTTAGAAGATATTGGATTGGAAAAAGATGCTGTTTGGATGTTGGCTGTTGGAAGTGATAATGCTTCAAATCCAAGAACAATTCCAGTAGAAAAAGCTTTAGATGATGTAATGGTAGTTTGGGGACAAAATGGTGAAGCATTAAGACCAGAGCAAGGATATCCTGTAAGACTTGTAGTTCCAGGATGGGAAGGTAATTTAAATACTAAATGGTTAAAAAGATTAGAATTTAGTGATAAACCTTGGCATGCAAAAGAAGAGACTTCAAAATATACTATACTTCAAAAAGATGGAAAAGCTGTAAGGTTCTTTTGGGTTAATGAAGTAAATTCTGTAATTACAAAACCATGTCCTGAAAAACCTTGGACTCATCTAAAAAAAGGTGATACAGTAGAGATTGAAGGATTAGCTTGGAGTGGACATGGAACTATAAAAGGAGTTGATATCTCTTTTGATGGTGGAAATAATTGGGTAGAAGCTAAGCTAAAAGGATTAGTTCTTCCAAAATCTTGGACTAGATTTAGTTATATTTATAAATGGGATGGAAATCCACTTTTATTATCAAGTAGAGCTTATGATGATTTTGGAAATGTGCAACCAACTATTGATCAAGAAACAAGTGCAATTGGAGTTGAATCTGTTTATCATAGAAATGCTATTGTAACTTGGGAAATTACTTCAAAAGGAGAGTGTAATAATGTTCAAATTAGAAAACACAAACATGCTTAA
- a CDS encoding cation:proton antiporter: MEKIILVITICTIIMTSPLISKILKTPIVVVEISLGLLCGYFGLIYDDETLQLVAKFGFVYLMFLAGLEINLKLVKVIKATMTLNVIFYFISLYAISGFVCWFFDLGLTYFVAFPIFSLGILMMLIKEYGKDEPWLNLALSIGVVGEFVSILALALFSGYTEYGFTKDFFISIVLIISVVVVSIILLRFSYMLFWWFPEVKKYLIPDEKDDKLDQDIRFSISLLLILVSIMLILRIDVVLGAFAGGLFFKMFFNKKEILLHKIESFGFGFFAPIFFIYTGSTVKLDMITLDILKHALFIMIAMVIIRFISSYLVFYNYLKAKYTALFALSDSMPLTFLVAIAMISYNFKLITQEQYFAFIIASMLNALIIMIVLRKLYKLFKLDTPESEKNT, from the coding sequence ATGGAAAAGATTATATTAGTTATTACAATTTGTACAATAATAATGACATCTCCTCTTATTTCAAAAATATTAAAAACACCAATAGTTGTTGTTGAAATAAGTTTAGGTTTACTATGTGGATATTTTGGGCTTATTTATGATGATGAAACACTACAGCTTGTGGCAAAATTTGGTTTTGTATATTTGATGTTTCTAGCTGGATTAGAGATAAATTTAAAACTTGTAAAAGTTATAAAAGCTACTATGACTTTAAATGTAATATTTTATTTTATATCTTTATATGCAATTTCAGGTTTTGTATGTTGGTTTTTTGATTTAGGATTAACATATTTTGTGGCTTTTCCTATTTTTTCTTTAGGTATTTTAATGATGCTTATAAAAGAGTATGGTAAAGATGAACCTTGGTTAAACTTGGCTCTTTCTATTGGAGTGGTTGGAGAGTTTGTTAGTATTTTAGCTCTTGCACTTTTTAGTGGATATACTGAGTATGGATTTACAAAAGATTTTTTTATATCAATAGTACTAATAATCAGTGTTGTTGTTGTGTCAATTATTTTACTTAGATTTTCATATATGCTATTTTGGTGGTTTCCTGAAGTTAAAAAATATTTAATACCAGATGAAAAAGATGATAAACTAGATCAAGATATAAGATTTTCAATATCTTTGCTTTTAATTTTAGTATCAATTATGTTGATTTTAAGAATAGATGTTGTTTTAGGAGCTTTTGCAGGTGGATTATTCTTTAAAATGTTTTTTAATAAAAAAGAGATTTTATTACATAAAATAGAGTCTTTTGGTTTTGGGTTTTTTGCACCAATATTTTTTATATATACAGGTTCAACAGTAAAACTTGATATGATTACTCTTGATATTTTAAAACATGCATTATTTATAATGATTGCTATGGTTATAATTAGATTTATAAGTTCTTATTTGGTTTTTTATAACTACTTAAAAGCAAAATATACTGCACTTTTCGCATTGAGTGATTCAATGCCTCTTACATTTTTAGTGGCAATTGCCATGATTTCATATAATTTTAAATTAATTACTCAAGAACAATATTTTGCCTTTATCATAGCAAGTATGTTAAATGCTCTAATTATAATGATTGTATTGAGAAAATTATATAAATTGTTTAAACTAGATACTCCTGAAAGTGAAAAAAACACTTAA
- a CDS encoding ATP-dependent helicase, with product MPLSTLNIEQKEAAICEYGNNLVIASAGTGKTSTIVGRISHLINNGVKPSEILLLTFTNKAALEMVNRVAKIFSEDIAKEIKAGTFHSISFKLLKELEINITLKQPNELKTLFKSIYEKRVFTQREDGTNPYDGGYLYDLYSLYLNANNNEDFITWIKDKNPAHELYTLIYEDVIDEFNSLKKEFGYVNFDDLLTTMLEVLKDNYFEFKEILVDEYQDTNPLQGRLLDSFKSKSLFCVGDYDQSIYAFNGSDIKIISSFSEKYENAKVFTLKKNYRSTKPILDLATKVIEHNDRIYPKKLDVVRQENIYQPKLLVFEELFLQYEYISSLISKTSTPYSDIAIIYRNNSSADGIEANLRELGIPAKRKGGMSFFDSVEVKYILDVLTLQVNSSDMMAFIHILEYGKGIGKAVAKDIFDALMKLGEKDAVKGLLEPLKSINNPFETKKSSYQLGLFDDFIELGSIAKFKDCSFDEAFFANPILKHPKLSVDGAKYIYDFYLLLKQLKRVKNPTNMIVNIGTSLVYSKLKEHLSIKRATQKDGTVNEILKFKSVAKLNQKVEILRNLSRNYNELYRFLNAMILGGSELSEGDGVNLLSIHASKGLEFKEVYIIDLMDGRFPNRKLMSKGGSIEEERRLFYVAVTRAKDILYLSYAKYDRIKKMSFVPSLFLKEAGLVEKKTDSEDI from the coding sequence ATGCCATTATCAACACTTAACATAGAACAAAAAGAAGCAGCAATTTGCGAATATGGAAATAATCTTGTAATTGCAAGTGCAGGAACAGGAAAAACATCTACAATAGTTGGAAGAATTTCGCATTTGATAAATAATGGTGTAAAACCAAGTGAAATTTTACTTTTAACTTTTACAAATAAAGCAGCTTTAGAGATGGTAAATAGAGTTGCAAAAATATTTTCAGAAGATATAGCAAAAGAGATAAAAGCTGGAACTTTTCACTCAATATCATTTAAACTACTTAAAGAATTAGAGATAAATATAACTTTAAAACAACCAAATGAACTTAAAACTCTATTTAAATCAATTTATGAAAAAAGAGTTTTTACTCAAAGAGAGGATGGTACAAATCCTTATGATGGTGGATATTTATATGATTTATATTCACTTTATTTAAATGCAAACAATAATGAAGACTTTATTACATGGATAAAAGATAAGAATCCAGCACATGAACTATATACTTTGATATATGAAGATGTAATTGATGAATTTAACAGTTTAAAAAAAGAGTTTGGATATGTAAATTTTGATGATTTATTAACTACAATGCTTGAAGTATTAAAAGATAATTACTTTGAATTTAAAGAAATTCTAGTAGATGAATATCAAGATACAAATCCATTACAAGGACGATTACTTGACTCTTTTAAATCAAAATCTCTATTTTGTGTGGGAGATTATGATCAAAGTATTTATGCTTTTAATGGTTCAGATATTAAAATTATCTCTAGTTTTAGTGAAAAATATGAGAATGCAAAAGTTTTTACTTTAAAAAAGAATTATAGATCTACAAAACCAATCTTAGATTTAGCAACAAAAGTGATTGAACACAATGATAGAATTTATCCAAAGAAGCTTGATGTTGTAAGACAAGAGAATATTTATCAACCAAAACTTCTCGTTTTTGAAGAACTCTTTTTACAATATGAGTATATCTCAAGTCTTATATCAAAAACTTCAACTCCATACAGTGATATTGCAATAATATATAGAAATAATTCAAGTGCAGATGGTATTGAAGCAAACTTAAGAGAACTTGGAATTCCTGCAAAAAGAAAAGGTGGGATGAGTTTTTTTGATTCAGTTGAAGTAAAATATATTTTAGATGTTTTGACTTTACAAGTAAATTCAAGTGATATGATGGCATTTATTCATATTTTAGAGTATGGAAAAGGTATTGGGAAAGCAGTTGCAAAAGATATCTTTGATGCTTTAATGAAACTTGGAGAAAAAGATGCTGTAAAAGGTTTACTTGAACCATTAAAAAGTATTAATAATCCTTTTGAAACAAAAAAGAGTTCTTATCAATTAGGTTTATTTGATGATTTTATAGAGCTTGGAAGTATTGCAAAATTTAAAGATTGTAGTTTTGATGAAGCATTTTTTGCAAATCCTATTTTAAAACATCCAAAATTATCAGTTGATGGTGCAAAATATATTTATGATTTCTATCTTTTATTAAAACAGTTAAAAAGAGTAAAAAATCCTACAAATATGATAGTAAATATTGGGACTTCATTGGTTTACTCAAAATTAAAAGAGCATTTAAGTATAAAAAGAGCAACACAAAAAGATGGAACTGTAAATGAAATTTTGAAGTTTAAATCTGTTGCAAAATTAAATCAAAAAGTTGAGATTTTAAGAAACCTATCAAGAAACTATAATGAACTATATAGATTCCTAAATGCTATGATTTTGGGTGGAAGTGAGTTAAGTGAAGGTGATGGAGTAAATTTATTATCAATTCATGCAAGTAAAGGTTTGGAATTTAAAGAAGTATATATAATTGATTTAATGGATGGAAGATTTCCAAATAGAAAGCTAATGAGCAAAGGTGGAAGTATAGAAGAGGAAAGAAGGCTATTTTATGTTGCTGTAACAAGAGCAAAAGATATTTTATATTTATCTTATGCAAAATATGACAGAATAAAGAAAATGAGTTTTGTGCCAAGTTTATTTTTAAAAGAAGCAGGACTCGTAGAGAAAAAAACAGATAGTGAGGATATCTAG